A window from Propionispora vibrioides encodes these proteins:
- a CDS encoding amino acid ABC transporter ATP-binding protein, protein MLRLTGIHKDFNGNPVLKGIDIAVEKGDVVVILGPSGSGKTTLLRCINFLEQASSGEMIFDDLRLQLNKVSATDKRNVRKKTAFVFQNYNLFNNKTALENVTEGLIIGRGVPKNQAIEIGKAMLDRVGLSDRYQYYPSQLSGGQQQRVGIARALAVQPEVILFDEPTASLDPELVGDVLEVMKNMAREGMTMIVATHEMQFAREVANHVIFMEGGNIIEEGPPEQIFFKPKVERTKSFLSRILKSTA, encoded by the coding sequence ATGTTAAGGCTTACCGGTATACACAAGGATTTTAATGGCAATCCCGTGTTAAAGGGGATCGATATTGCGGTAGAAAAAGGAGACGTGGTCGTTATCCTGGGACCAAGCGGCTCAGGCAAAACGACCTTGCTGCGGTGCATTAACTTTTTGGAGCAGGCAAGCAGCGGGGAGATGATTTTTGATGATTTGCGCCTGCAACTAAACAAGGTGTCTGCTACCGATAAGAGAAACGTGAGAAAAAAGACAGCCTTTGTGTTTCAAAATTATAACTTGTTCAATAATAAAACCGCTTTGGAAAATGTTACGGAAGGCTTGATTATTGGCCGGGGCGTCCCGAAAAACCAGGCTATTGAGATTGGCAAAGCGATGCTGGATAGGGTGGGCTTGTCTGACCGGTATCAGTATTACCCCAGTCAGCTATCAGGCGGCCAGCAGCAGCGAGTGGGCATTGCCCGGGCCCTGGCCGTACAGCCTGAGGTGATTTTGTTTGATGAGCCGACAGCTTCCCTGGACCCTGAATTAGTCGGTGATGTTTTGGAAGTTATGAAGAATATGGCAAGAGAAGGAATGACCATGATTGTGGCGACCCACGAAATGCAGTTTGCCCGCGAGGTCGCTAATCACGTGATTTTTATGGAGGGCGGCAACATTATTGAAGAAGGTCCTCCGGAGCAGATATTCTTCAAGCCTAAGGTTGAACGGACTAAAAGCTTCTTAAGCAGAATACTGAAATCAACAGCCTGA